The Sulfurospirillum tamanense genomic interval AGGGTCATTTGGCTTTAACACAAGGGCGTGTTTATACTGTGCTGTTGCGCTTAGATACTCTTTCATCCCAAAATGAATATTGGCCAACATCATGGTGCCTAAAAACGACAAAGGATGTTGTTTGGCGTATTGCATTGCTGCTTGCTTGGCATGGTCTTCGTAGCCCACTTCAGCCATATCGGCGATGGCTTTTACTGTCTCTATTTCATCAGAAGCCTCGGGCAACAAGGGCGGTTTAAGTGCTACAATAGCCCAGCTTCCCCCGCGTTCAAAAAAGGTTTCAAATGCATCAAAACGCATCTGTGTTTGAGCGCTTTTGGCGCCAGAGAGGTAGATGTATTCCGTCTCTTTATCAAAACCCGTGACAACAGCGTAGTGCCATGTGGGCAAGGAGACAAGCCCCAGATTAAACAGTACTAAAACAGGCCTGCCGCTAGAAACCTCACTTAAGATGGAAGAAAGATTGGGGGTGAGCGCATAGGGAATGAGACCGTAACGCCTTGCTGTCGCTTTCATTTCCACTTGCAATGCCCCTTTTAATTCGGGCGTAAAGGAGCTTCCTATTGCATCGGCGTAAACAAAAGCAACGCGTTGATGTTCTAGCAAGGTTGCCATAGACGAAGGCCCACAGAAGTATTCCTCTTGGGGGTAGAGCGTTACGGAGAGTTTTTTGGACGCCAAAATCGACGTATTGGCAGAGAGGTGGTCGTAATTTTTAGAAGCACACCCTACAAAAAACACCATAGCGGCACATAAAAGCAAGTACCTCACTGAACGCTTCTGGTGAAACTATAAACTTTTGTATACCCCAAAATGTCGGTCACCAACAAAACAAGAAAAATAAACACGATGACACCGATGATGCCTCCTGCGCCCGCACCTGCTGGCAAGGTGTCTATCTTGTGGCTAATCTGAGAAAGCTCTTCTTCTGTGAGCGAGGCGAGCCTTGCTTGGATGTTGTCATTGCTCACGCCAAGTGCTGCAAGCTTGGCTTGGACTTCTTGCTTGTTGAGAAAACTATCAATGCTACTTATGGCGGCTGTTTTGTGCAGCAATTGTTTTGTACTGATAACTTCAGCAAACATGGATGTCGTAAATAGAGAAAGGGACACAAAGAAAGCAATAATCAGTTTAGAAGTGTTCATCATAAACTCCTTGGATGTAAAAAGTAGCTACAAGCTTGTCTCAAGCACAGGGGATTCTTGCGTAACATCATTGTCTTGTGCGGTTATTTTTTGGTTATTGGCGCAGCGGTATCGTGGTGTTTACTATCCGAAGTATTCAAGGGTAAATATTACGCTATAGTGAGGGAACCGTATACTTTTTACTACTTCGCAAAGGAGGCGCTATGTTGGATCTAGGTGCAATGGCGTGTTGCAATCGCTACACGGTTTTATGTGTTGATGATGAAAAGGAGTTTTTAGATTATTTGAGTTCCATTCTTAAGCTCTATTTTTTGGAAGTTCATAGCGCTTTGTCAGCAAAAGAAGCCCATGTGATTATTGAGGAGCATCCCATTGACATCATTATCACCGATTTGTACATGCCAAAAACTAATGGTATTGATTTTATTAAAAAAATCCGCTCAGAGCGCTCAACCGTAGCGGTGATTTTTGTGACTGCTTGTTTTGAAAAAGATTTTTTACATGCTGCTGTTCCTTTGGGTCTTGATGCCTACTTGAGGAAACCCATCACGCTTGAAAAACTTTTCGCCACCCTTCAGCAGACCATCGAACACATGGAGCACCGTTCATCTAAAACCTATGTCCTTAAAGGGGGCGTTTCTTTTGACTTGATAGACGAGGTGGTGTACGCAACCTCTAGTCGCAAAATCATTGATGTTACGAAAAAAGAGTTAGGGTTGCTGTGTTTGCTTGCTAAGAACAAACACACAGTTCTTAGCAAAACAGTGATTGAAAGTTACCTATGGGAATTTGAATCTATAGCCGATAGTTCTGTGAGAACATTGGTTAAAAAACTCAGAGATAAAATCGGAGAAAGTGCTATTGCAACGTGCAGTACGACGGGTTATTCTATCGTTCTTGAGGAGCGTGCCTTGTGAAAATATACACCTACCGTTTTGTTTCCCACGAAGATTTTGCCCTTTTTATCGCCCAAAAAGAGTTAGGTTTGGCTTCCAATATTTTTGTCATGTGCTATTCTGGCATCGATGACCAAGCCGTGAACCAAGAGATTCTTTACAGCATCAAATCCCTCTTACCTCAAGCTTCCATCATGGGTTCTACCACCGATGGGGAAATTTTTGAAACGGAAGTGATGGTGCACTCTTTTGTCCTTTCCCTCACAACCTTTGAGAGCACCACGCTAGAGATAGAGCTTTTCTCGGCAGAACTCGACTCTTTTAAAGCGGGGCAAATGATTGCTCACGAGGGGGTAAGACTAGGGGCAAAAGTCGCCATTATCGTCGCGGATGGCATCGTCACCAATGGCGATTATTTGATGGACGGGGTGAATTCAATAGCCCCTTCGTTAGTCGTCGCAGGCGGACTAGCAGGAGATAACGGGCGCTATGAAGAGAGTTTTATCTTTTGTGACACGCACATCAAATCTAAGGCCATCGTGGTCGGGTATCTCGTCAGCGAAACCTTGGAGGTTTACCACACCAAAAGCTTCAACTGGGCGCCCATGGGGCCAAAGTTTAAAGTCACGCGCGCGGATAAAAACTGCATCTACACCGTCGATAACATCTCCGTGCTTGAGCTGTACCGAAAATATCTAGGCTCCGCGTTAGCACAAAAACTTCCTCAAGGAGGCATTGAATTTCCCTTTGTGTTTTACAAAGAGGGGCATTTGATAGGGCGCGCACCCATTCGTTTAAACGGGGATGGTTCGGTGGTCTTTGCGGGCAACATTTCCGAGGGCGAAATTATCCAGTTTGGCTTTGGTGACATTGATGCAATCTTGGCCGATGCGAAAGAGATTATCGCCGATTTGGCAGAGTTTGGGCCTGAAAAAGTGATGGTGTTTTCGTGTATGACACGTAAAAACTTTTTAGGAGAAGATGCGTACAACGATTTTGAAGGGCTTTCTTCCGTAGCACCCACGACAGGCTTTTTTACCTACGGAGAGTTTTTTCATGATTCGGATCATAAATGCAACTTTTTACTCAACGAAACCATGACCGTTCTTGGGCTTAAAGAGGTGCCGCCCACCACCAAAGGAAACGTACGTCTCCTTGCAATGGCACCCAAGAAAAAAGGGATTTCAAGCCATCGCTACTCCGAAACGTTTAACGCGTTGTTGCACATTGGTGAACAAACCGCGCTGGAATTGGGTGCATTAAATTCCACGTTAAATGACAAAGTCGATGAGGCAGTTAGGCGCTATCAGGCTTCTGAAGAGCTTGTTATCATCCAAGCGCGAAGTGCTATTATTGGCGAAATGCTTAGTATTATAGCCCATCAATGGCGCCAACCACTCTCTATTATCGGCATGGTGATTGGCAAAATGCGTATTGGTGCTTTGAGTGCGAAGGAGAAAGACGAAGCACTTTTGGCTGATATTGGCGTGGTTGACCGCAACATCAACTACCTTTCTGATACTATTGAGGATTTTAGAAATTTTTTCAAACCCAAGGTCGAAAAAGAGTGGCACAGTGCTTCAATGATTTGTGAGCAACTTCGCTCTTTGGCTGACCCAATTCTTAAAATGTATAACATTAATCTGGAAATTAAGCTCAATGACGAAAAAAAATTCTTTGTTTATGGCAGTGAACTTGTTCAGGTGCTACTCTCTCTTGTCTCTAATTCTAAAGATGCGATTTTGGAACAACGTAATGAAAATGGAAAAATTACCATCGTCTGCGAATACAAAGCGCTCAATGCAATGTACCGCTTTTCTGTCTTTGATAATGGTGGAAGCATTGCTGCAAATATGATAAATGTAATGTTTGAACCTTATGTTTCCAGCAAGGGCATCACAGGAACAGGCCTTGGGCTATACATGGCAAAAACGATTATTGAAAAGCATTTTAAAGGAAAAATTACGAGTAAAAACACCGAGGACGGAGCACGTATCACTATAGATTTTCCCATAGAAACCAAAGAAGTTTCGCCTGTTGAGATTGTATGACTAAAAACAGGAACTATGCTTTTAAGCTTGCGCCTCACTTTACTCTTCTAGTTAATCCACCGCTTCCTTGGGAAACCTAACTTCTTTGTGCTAAAATGCATGAAAAATCCCCCTAGGAGCCTTTACATGGACTTTTTGACTGCTTATGAAACTGCTAAAAAAGAACGCCAAGCCCTTGGTGTCCCTCCGCTTCCTCTCAACGCCCAAGAAGCCGCCCAAGTGGTCGAGCTGTTAAAAACAAGCCCCTCCCAAACCCTTTTGACACTCCTTAAAGAGCGTGTTTCTCCTGGTGTTGATGAGGCGGCTTATGTCAAGGCGGCATTTTTAAATGACATCCTTGCTAAAAACGTTACATGTACACTCATTTCACCCCTTGACGCAGTGGAAATGCTAGGCACCATGCTAGGAGGCTATAATGTTGACCCTTTGGTTGGCGCCCTTAGCCATGAAGAGTCTGCCGTTGCCAAAGCCGCGGCAAAGGCACTGAAAAATACTATCCTCGTGTACGATGCGTTTAATGCCGTCGAAGCCCTCGCTAAAACCAACGCGTACGCCAAGGAAGTCTTAGTCTCTTGGGCCAATGCCGAGTGGTTTACCTCCAAGCCTGCACTCCCAGAAAAAATGACCCTCGCTGTGCTCAAAGTCCCCGGCGAAACCAACACCGATGACCTAAGCCCCGCTAGCGAAGCCTTCACCCGTAGCGACATCCCCTTGCACGCGAATGCCATGCTTGTCAAGCGCCAAGAAGGAAGTTTGGAAACCATCGAAGCACTCAAAGCCAAAGGGTACGAAGTGGCCTATGTGGGCGACGTCGTGGGCACGGGAAGTAGCCGAAAATCAGGCATCAACTCCATTCAATGGCACATGGGCAAAGACATCCCCTGTGTTCCCAACAAGCGCACAGGCGGGGTGATTTTAGGCACGACCATTGCGCCTATTTTCTTCAACACCGCCGAAGACAGCGGCGCGCTTCCCATTGAAGTGGACGTGGATGCCCTTGAAACAGGTGATATCATCGACATTTACCCCTATGAGGGTAAGGTGGCCAAAGAGGGTAAGGTGGTCTCTACCTTTAAACTTCTCCCCACCACGCTCGCCGATGAGTACCGCGCGGGTGGGCGCATTTCGCTCATCATCGGACGCGGGCTAACGGCAAAGGCTAGAGCAAGCCTAGGCATGGAGGCTGAGTCTATTTTTGCCAAACCTGTTCAACCTGTTGCCGAAGAAGGTGCAGGATTTACCCAAGCCCAAAAGATGGTCGGACGCGCGTGCGGCGTAGAAGGCATTAGGCCAGGCATGTATGTAGAACCATTAACCCTCACCGTAGGAAGCCAAGACACCACCGGCCCCATGACCCGCGATGAGATCAAAGAGCTCGCCGCCCTTGGCTTTAGCGCGGATTTTGTCCTTCAAAGCTTTTGCCACACGGCAGCGTACCCTAAGCCAAGCGACGTTAAACTCCAGCACACCTTGCCCGATTTCATCCGAAACCGTGGTGGTGTGAGCCTCAAAGCAGGCGATGGCGTCATTCACTCATGGCTTAACCGCATGGTGCTTCCTGATACCGTAGGCACAGGCGGCGACAGCCATACGCGCTTTCCTATTGGTATCTCTTTTCCTGCTGGTTCTGGTCTTGTGGCCTTTGCCGCGGTGACAGGCTCTATGCCTTTAAATATGCCCGAATCCGTCCTTGTACGCTTTAAAGGCGAGATGAACCCTGGCATCACCTTGCGCGATTTGGTCAATGCCATCCCTTACTACGCTATCAAAATGGGCCTTTTAACGGTGCCAAAGAAAAACAAAAAGAACATTTTTGCTGGCACGATATTGGAAATCGAAGGTTTGCCTAAACTCAAAGCCGAACAAGCCTTTGAGCTCTCCGACGCTTCAGCAGAGCGCAGTGCCGCAGGGTGTTCGGTAGCGTTAGACAAAGAGCCCATTGCAGAATACCTAAAGTCTAACATCACCCTCATCGAATCCATGCTCAAAGCGGGCTATGGCGACCCTATAACTCTAAAACGACGTGCCCAGAAGATGCAAGCATGGCTTGAAAATCCAGAACTTGTAAAGGCCGATGAAAATGCCCAGTACAAAGCCATCATCGAAATCGACCTTGCAGACATCAAAGAGCCTATCTTAGCGTGCCCCAACGACCCTGATGATGTGGCAACCCTTTCTGAAATCTTGGCCGATGAAAAGCGTCCTAAGAAGATTGATGAAGTGTTCGTGGGCAGTTGTATGACCAACATCGGCCATTACCGCGCCCTTGGAGAAGTGCTTCAAGGCGAAAGCCAAGTGCCTACACGCCTGTGGATTGCTCCACCTACCAAGATGGACAAACGTCAACTCACAGAAGAGGGGTACTACGCACTCTTTGGACAAGCAGGGGCGCGCATCGAGATCCCAGGGTGCAGTTTGTGCATGGGTAACCAAGCCCGCGTGGCCGATGGCGCGGTAGTGTTTTCCACTTCCACCCGCAACTTCGACAATCGCATGGGCGTAGGCGCGCAAGTGTACCTTGGAAGTGCCGAACTTGCCGCAGTGTGCGCCATCCTTGGGCGTTTGCCAAGCGTAGAAGAGTACATGTCTATCGTGCCACGCAAACTTGCGGGCAAAACTGAAAACGTGTACCGTTACTTGAACTTTAACCTCATTAAAGACTACGCGCTAGCAGACTAACATGCCGACCCTTCGGGGTCGGGCGTTGGCTCGCTGTGCTCATGAGCGAATGCGTGCAGTGAGCCAACATGTTTTTTTACCCTCATCTTATTTGACATTTGGTACACTTTAGACAAAATTTCTAACTAAAAGGAATACCCATGAAACGTATTGTTTTAGTCACAGGAGCCACGTCAGGATTTGGCTGGGAAATCGCCACAACTTTTGCTAAAGCAGGCGATGCGGTCATCGCCACTGGACGGCGTAAAGAGCGCTTGGAAGAGCTTAAAAATAGCCTTCCTGAAGCAGATATTTTTCCTCTAGTGATGGACGTTACATGTAAAGAAGAGGTGGCAAAAGCCATCGCCTCCTTGCCTGTGGCGTATCAAGCCGTTGACATCTTGGTTAACAACGCAGGCCTTGCCCTTGGCCTTGAAAAAGCACCCGAGGCGAGCTTGGAAGATTGGGAAACCATGGTGGATACCAACATCAAAGGGGTGTTGTATGTCACCAAAGCGGTCATTAGCGGCATGAAAGAGCGCAAACGGGGTTATATTTTCAACATCGGTTCCACAGCGGGCAACTGGCCTTATGAGGGCGGAAATGTGTACGGTGCCACCAAGGCGTTCATCAAACAGTTTTCCCTCAACCTTCGTACGGACCTTAAGGGAACCAACATTCGCGTGACCAACATTGAGCCTGGCTTTGCTAAAACAGACTTTTCGTTGGTGCGTTTTAAGGGTGATGAAACGCGCGCGGATTCGGTATATAAAGACACCAAGCCCCTTGAGGCCGCAGATATTGCCAATGTTATTTTTACCTGCGCAAACTTCCCTGAGCACGTCAATGTGAATTTCCTCGAAGTCATGTCCGTGCGCCAAAGCTACGGTGGATTGGTTGTGGAAAAGGATTAATTTGTAATTCGTAGAGATGTTTTATGTGCCCTGTGTTAGGATGGGCAAAATTCTTTCAAGGAGTGAATATGTGTCCTTTTAAAGCCAATGTTGGCGGTATTGACCGCATCGCGCGGATTGTTATCGGTGGGCTTATCATCGCTTGGGCGTTGTGGGCTCAAAGTTGGCTAGGTGTCATCGGTGTGGTGGTGTTGCTTACTGGCGTGTTTCGTTTTTGTGGGGCATATACGCTTTTTAAATTTTCTACCACAAATGAAGATTCCGACAGCTGCTCTACAGGCAAAGGTTCGTGCTGCAAATAAGCTTTACATGTAAGGCTTATTTTACCGCTTTTTTAGACCTTTTAAACTACAATTTCTTATGAATTACATCGGTTCCAAGGGGGCGCTTGCCCCCTTCATTCTCTCCTTGGCTACACGCTTTTCTGGTACCTTGCACGACAAAACCGTATGCGACCTTTTTGGCGGTACGGGCAGTGTAGCAGAAGCCTTTGGCCTTACATGTAAAGCTTTAATTGCCAATGATGTGGAGGCTTACAGCGCTTTGTGGCTACACCAACGTTTGTGTGGCGTGGCGACCGATGAAGCTTTGCTTGAACAGATGCGCCACGCGTCGTGTGAGGGGATTGTGTGTGAGCATTTTTCACCTTTGGGCGCGGCAAAACGGGGGTACTTTACTCCACAAAACGCACGGAAAATCGACGGGGCCAGAGCAGTGATTGCGCACTATGAAACAACCTTATCACCCACGCAAACAAAGGCTTTGCTCGCTTCGTTGCTAGACGGGGCTGATCGCGTAGCCAACACCACCTCTGTGTACGGTAGTTTTTTAAAACACACCAAATTCACCGCCACCCAAGCCCTCTCTTTGCGACCCCTTCCCGCCACGCGCCTTGCCAATGCAACGGTGCATAACCGCGAAGGATTGGCACTTTTAGGGGAGATTGAGGGCGACATTCTCTATCTCGACCCGCCCTATAACCATCGCCAATACGGCCTAAACTACCATGTTTTAAACGCCATTGCACGAAACTATGCTCGCGACATCAAGGGAAAAAGTGGTCTTGGAAACTACTACCGCTCCCGCTGGTGTCAAAAACGCGCCGTAGAAGAAGAGTTGAGGGCTACGTTAAGAACGGCGAAGTTTCGCTACATCCTCATGAGCTATAACGATGAAGGGCTCCTAGACGCAGGGCGCATTCGTGCGATTTTTGAAGAGTTTGGGCGCTATGATTGTGCTAGCCACGCCCATCCGCGCCTGCGCACCTCTAAAAAATCACCAAAAAAAGAGACCCTAGAGACCGTGCATTTGCTCGAAAAAGAGGGTTGAAAGCTAGGTTACACTAAAGTGTTGCCACTACTTTAAAGCGCAAAGAGAAAAAATGAAAGAGTATGTAAAACCCATTATCATGGGACTTTTGGTGGTATTTGCCTGTTTGGGCTTGGGGCGGTTTGCCTTTGGGATGGTCTTGCCTCTTATGCAAGAAGAGCTTTCCATGAACGCCACCCAAGCAGGGCTTGTGGGCAGTGCCAATTTTCTGGGCTATTTTATCGGCTTATTTATTGTTTCAAAAACATACACCCGCTTTGGTCCTTCTTTGCTTGTCTCTTGGGCGCTTTTTGTGCAAGCCTTTAGCATGGTGCTCATGGCTGTTGCACCCCACTATCTTTTGGCCGCGTTGTTTTTTAGTGCCACAGGATTTTTTGGCGCGTTGGCAAACATTGGCATCATGACGTACATCGCCCAAGTGGTACCTCCCAAGATGAAAGGGCGCGCTACGGGCATTGTGGTGGCTGGCATTGGTTTGGCGGTGATTTTTAGTAGCCTGATCGTGCCTACATTTGAGAAATTTTTGCCTTACGCATGGCGCATTAGCTGGGGTGTATTTGCCTTAAGTATCGTGCTCATTGGCCTGTGGGCGCGCAGTGTGATGGCGCGTTTTCTAGTTCAAGCAAATGCGCACCATGCCAAGGGAGACACGCTCTTGTTGCGCGACATCGTGCGTTCTCGCGCCTTTTGGCACACGGGTATACTCTTTTTACTCTTTGGCACCACAGCCATCATGTTTATGACCTTTTTTGTGGCGGCCGTTTCGGACACGTACGGGGCAAGCACCCAAGTTTCAGGCATCTTTTGGGCACTCTTGGGGGTCACAAGCCTCTTTTCAGGCCCCTTTTTTGGCGCAGTAAGCGATACCATCGGACGGTACAAGACCTTAGCCATACTCTTTGGACTTCAAGCTCTAGCCCACAGTTTGCTCGCCTTTGAAGTACCTCTTGCGTGGGTGTTTCTCTCCGCGGGCGTGTTTGGGTTTTCCACGTGGGCGGTGCCCTCCATTATGGCAACCCTGAGTAGCGAACTGTTTGGCCTTAGCCACACCGCGCGCATCATGAGCCTCATTACGCTGTTTTTTGGCATAGGGCAAATGGTCGGACCATTGCTCGCGGGCATCATACGCGACCTTACGGGAAGCTACACCTTTGCCTTTGCCTGTTCAAGTTCTGTACTTTTGGGGGCGCTTTTTCTTTCCTTGTATGCCCAGCGCTCTCAAAAAAGAACGTAACAGCGACCATGTAGTTTAAAACCTGTAAAAATTAAGAAGTTGCAAGTTCAAACAAGCTAAAATTCCCCATTGCTTCAGAGGATACATTATGCGCA includes:
- a CDS encoding PA2778 family cysteine peptidase, whose product is MRYLLLCAAMVFFVGCASKNYDHLSANTSILASKKLSVTLYPQEEYFCGPSSMATLLEHQRVAFVYADAIGSSFTPELKGALQVEMKATARRYGLIPYALTPNLSSILSEVSSGRPVLVLFNLGLVSLPTWHYAVVTGFDKETEYIYLSGAKSAQTQMRFDAFETFFERGGSWAIVALKPPLLPEASDEIETVKAIADMAEVGYEDHAKQAAMQYAKQHPLSFLGTMMLANIHFGMKEYLSATAQYKHALVLKPNDP
- a CDS encoding PA2779 family protein; the protein is MNTSKLIIAFFVSLSLFTTSMFAEVISTKQLLHKTAAISSIDSFLNKQEVQAKLAALGVSNDNIQARLASLTEEELSQISHKIDTLPAGAGAGGIIGVIVFIFLVLLVTDILGYTKVYSFTRSVQ
- a CDS encoding response regulator transcription factor; translated protein: MLDLGAMACCNRYTVLCVDDEKEFLDYLSSILKLYFLEVHSALSAKEAHVIIEEHPIDIIITDLYMPKTNGIDFIKKIRSERSTVAVIFVTACFEKDFLHAAVPLGLDAYLRKPITLEKLFATLQQTIEHMEHRSSKTYVLKGGVSFDLIDEVVYATSSRKIIDVTKKELGLLCLLAKNKHTVLSKTVIESYLWEFESIADSSVRTLVKKLRDKIGESAIATCSTTGYSIVLEERAL
- a CDS encoding FIST N-terminal domain-containing protein; the protein is MKIYTYRFVSHEDFALFIAQKELGLASNIFVMCYSGIDDQAVNQEILYSIKSLLPQASIMGSTTDGEIFETEVMVHSFVLSLTTFESTTLEIELFSAELDSFKAGQMIAHEGVRLGAKVAIIVADGIVTNGDYLMDGVNSIAPSLVVAGGLAGDNGRYEESFIFCDTHIKSKAIVVGYLVSETLEVYHTKSFNWAPMGPKFKVTRADKNCIYTVDNISVLELYRKYLGSALAQKLPQGGIEFPFVFYKEGHLIGRAPIRLNGDGSVVFAGNISEGEIIQFGFGDIDAILADAKEIIADLAEFGPEKVMVFSCMTRKNFLGEDAYNDFEGLSSVAPTTGFFTYGEFFHDSDHKCNFLLNETMTVLGLKEVPPTTKGNVRLLAMAPKKKGISSHRYSETFNALLHIGEQTALELGALNSTLNDKVDEAVRRYQASEELVIIQARSAIIGEMLSIIAHQWRQPLSIIGMVIGKMRIGALSAKEKDEALLADIGVVDRNINYLSDTIEDFRNFFKPKVEKEWHSASMICEQLRSLADPILKMYNINLEIKLNDEKKFFVYGSELVQVLLSLVSNSKDAILEQRNENGKITIVCEYKALNAMYRFSVFDNGGSIAANMINVMFEPYVSSKGITGTGLGLYMAKTIIEKHFKGKITSKNTEDGARITIDFPIETKEVSPVEIV
- the acnB gene encoding bifunctional aconitate hydratase 2/2-methylisocitrate dehydratase is translated as MDFLTAYETAKKERQALGVPPLPLNAQEAAQVVELLKTSPSQTLLTLLKERVSPGVDEAAYVKAAFLNDILAKNVTCTLISPLDAVEMLGTMLGGYNVDPLVGALSHEESAVAKAAAKALKNTILVYDAFNAVEALAKTNAYAKEVLVSWANAEWFTSKPALPEKMTLAVLKVPGETNTDDLSPASEAFTRSDIPLHANAMLVKRQEGSLETIEALKAKGYEVAYVGDVVGTGSSRKSGINSIQWHMGKDIPCVPNKRTGGVILGTTIAPIFFNTAEDSGALPIEVDVDALETGDIIDIYPYEGKVAKEGKVVSTFKLLPTTLADEYRAGGRISLIIGRGLTAKARASLGMEAESIFAKPVQPVAEEGAGFTQAQKMVGRACGVEGIRPGMYVEPLTLTVGSQDTTGPMTRDEIKELAALGFSADFVLQSFCHTAAYPKPSDVKLQHTLPDFIRNRGGVSLKAGDGVIHSWLNRMVLPDTVGTGGDSHTRFPIGISFPAGSGLVAFAAVTGSMPLNMPESVLVRFKGEMNPGITLRDLVNAIPYYAIKMGLLTVPKKNKKNIFAGTILEIEGLPKLKAEQAFELSDASAERSAAGCSVALDKEPIAEYLKSNITLIESMLKAGYGDPITLKRRAQKMQAWLENPELVKADENAQYKAIIEIDLADIKEPILACPNDPDDVATLSEILADEKRPKKIDEVFVGSCMTNIGHYRALGEVLQGESQVPTRLWIAPPTKMDKRQLTEEGYYALFGQAGARIEIPGCSLCMGNQARVADGAVVFSTSTRNFDNRMGVGAQVYLGSAELAAVCAILGRLPSVEEYMSIVPRKLAGKTENVYRYLNFNLIKDYALAD
- a CDS encoding SDR family NAD(P)-dependent oxidoreductase; protein product: MKRIVLVTGATSGFGWEIATTFAKAGDAVIATGRRKERLEELKNSLPEADIFPLVMDVTCKEEVAKAIASLPVAYQAVDILVNNAGLALGLEKAPEASLEDWETMVDTNIKGVLYVTKAVISGMKERKRGYIFNIGSTAGNWPYEGGNVYGATKAFIKQFSLNLRTDLKGTNIRVTNIEPGFAKTDFSLVRFKGDETRADSVYKDTKPLEAADIANVIFTCANFPEHVNVNFLEVMSVRQSYGGLVVEKD
- a CDS encoding YgaP family membrane protein encodes the protein MCPFKANVGGIDRIARIVIGGLIIAWALWAQSWLGVIGVVVLLTGVFRFCGAYTLFKFSTTNEDSDSCSTGKGSCCK
- a CDS encoding DNA adenine methylase; this encodes MNYIGSKGALAPFILSLATRFSGTLHDKTVCDLFGGTGSVAEAFGLTCKALIANDVEAYSALWLHQRLCGVATDEALLEQMRHASCEGIVCEHFSPLGAAKRGYFTPQNARKIDGARAVIAHYETTLSPTQTKALLASLLDGADRVANTTSVYGSFLKHTKFTATQALSLRPLPATRLANATVHNREGLALLGEIEGDILYLDPPYNHRQYGLNYHVLNAIARNYARDIKGKSGLGNYYRSRWCQKRAVEEELRATLRTAKFRYILMSYNDEGLLDAGRIRAIFEEFGRYDCASHAHPRLRTSKKSPKKETLETVHLLEKEG
- a CDS encoding MFS transporter, which translates into the protein MKEYVKPIIMGLLVVFACLGLGRFAFGMVLPLMQEELSMNATQAGLVGSANFLGYFIGLFIVSKTYTRFGPSLLVSWALFVQAFSMVLMAVAPHYLLAALFFSATGFFGALANIGIMTYIAQVVPPKMKGRATGIVVAGIGLAVIFSSLIVPTFEKFLPYAWRISWGVFALSIVLIGLWARSVMARFLVQANAHHAKGDTLLLRDIVRSRAFWHTGILFLLFGTTAIMFMTFFVAAVSDTYGASTQVSGIFWALLGVTSLFSGPFFGAVSDTIGRYKTLAILFGLQALAHSLLAFEVPLAWVFLSAGVFGFSTWAVPSIMATLSSELFGLSHTARIMSLITLFFGIGQMVGPLLAGIIRDLTGSYTFAFACSSSVLLGALFLSLYAQRSQKRT